The genomic segment GTCAGCTCGCGGACAATCTCGGCCGGGATGATGCCGTCGCCGTAGAGAAATCCCGGAGCCGCGCCGGAGCCGTCCACCGTGGCACGGTCGGCGACCACGTGAATCACCACGGAGTTGGACTGCCGGGGCGTAGAACCGGCCGGGCAGCCCGCCTCGTCGCATCCGCACGTCAGCCGGTCGAGGCCGGCCGCGAGTGCGCCCAACGCGTCGGCGCGCAGCTGCTCGATCGTGCGTGGATCGTCGTCGCACACCGTCTTGGCGAGTTCGTCGAGCCGGCGATCGAGCGCTTGGCCCGTCGTCGCGAAAACGGTTCCGTTGATCAATGCCATGCCCGGGTCCATCGCGGTGACCTTGAAATAGCGGTCCTCCGCGTATTCGCGCGCTCGGCGCACCGCATCGGGGTCCATCCTGACGACCATGCGATCGATCTCCGTTGCGAGCTTCCAGCTGGTCATCGACGGCCAGCGCGGTGCTTTGATCGCCAGCTGCGCATCGACCGCGGCCAGCGCCTCGGCGTCGACGATCAGGTCGGTGCGAAACACGATCGTGCGGAACAGCCGAAAGTCGATGTCTCCGGAACGGAAAGCGGCGGCGACGGCCGGCAGCCGCTCCTGCATGGCGCGGGCGTACCGCAGGTTGCTGTGGCCCATCGCCACGCTGGTGTGTAGCGCGGCGGCGATTTCGACGGCTACCGCATCGCTGGTGTCGGCCGCCCACTGCGCGCGTTCGCCGTGCTGGGCCAGCCGCAATGTGTACAGGTCGCCGATCGCCTCCAGGCGGGCCGCGGCGGCCCGGGCCTCCGCGCGTGCGGCGTCGCTGATCCGGGCAAGCAACTCCGATGCTTCGAACATACGTTCGAGTATAGTGGAGGGCTACGACAAAAAGCTCAGCCGTCGATGTGGGGGTCAAAGCCCCCCGGGCCCATCATGTTGCAGGTCCGCTCGGGCACGAAGTAAGAGCTCGCACCGTTGGGCACCAAGTTGTGCGCCACCACGCACCGTTCCCAGGTGCCGTCGGGCGCAATGGGCCCGTCGCACTTACTGATCACGGGTCCGCCGTACTGGCAGCCGGCGCTGGCCGGCGGCGCCGTGGTGAGCAGCCCGCCCGCCAGCAGCACGGCGCCCAATCCGCCGACGATGCAGCGCTTCATGACTCGACGCTACCGCTTACCCCAGGGCCGCCGCGGCGGCTTCTTCTGCGGGAGCGACAAGGCCGCGGGCCCAGTCCGCAAGCCCGTCGGCGTTGAGTTGGGGTTGAATTCCGGCGGTTCCGGCCAGCCCGGGCGAGCTGGCCGCGGTGACGAGGCCGGGGATCGGGCTGGTGGCGGTGTAGGTGACGGTGCCGGTGACGTTGGTGACGGTCGCACCGGCGAAGCCGGCGATGCCGGTGGCGGTGTTGCCGAAGGTGGTGACGCTGGTCCCCGGCAGGAGGATGACGGAGCCGGCGTTGAGGGTGCCCGTGGCGCCGAGGATATGTACCGTCGGGGTCGCGGTGAGGGTGATGGGCGTCGCGCCCACGGTGATGAGGGTGGCGGGCTGGACCGCGACACCCCCCTCCGACCATCCAGAGACGGCCACAAAGACTGTGCCGGGTTGCAGTGTGATGGACGACAGGTAGGAGGCGTGGACCGTCAAGAAGCCGACGGGTTCGTCGGACGCCACGAGGACTGAGCCGGCGCTGACGGACAGCTGTGTTTGGCTCCCCACGGAGATGACGCTGCCGGGCGACACGTTGGCGGATTGGCCGGGCGGCAGGGAGATCGTGTAGTCGAGGGACTGGGCCGTGGGGTTGGTCGATACCTGCTGCACTAAAGATTGGGTGCGCGCGCTGGTGAGATTGCCCGCGCTCTGGGCCATCGTGCGGGCCTGATCGGCCTGCCCGTTCGGGTTGGTGGTCTGCGGGGCTTCGTCATACGGGGCCAGGGTGCTCGCGACCTCGGCGTCGGCGGCGTAGGTGTACATCGCGGTGGCGTCTTGCACCCACATCTCGCCGTACTGGGCTTCGGTCGCCGCGATCGCCGGGGTGTTCTGCCCGAAGAAGTTCGTCGCGACCAGCGCCATCAGCTGGGCCCGGTTGGCGGCGATCACCGGTGGGGGCACGGTCATCGCGAACGCCGCCTCATAGGCCGCGGCCGCGGCATAAGCCTGAGCCGACGTTGCGGCGGCCTGCGAGCCGGCCGCCTGCAGCCAGGCCACATAGGGTGCGGCGGCGGTGGCCATCCGCATCGACGACGGGCCGAACCACGTCTGGCCCGTCAAGCCGGAGACTTCCGAAAAGTAGCCGCTGG from the Mycobacterium lentiflavum genome contains:
- a CDS encoding PPE family protein yields the protein MDFGLLMPEINSARMYSGPGSGPLLAAAAAWGELAAQLESAASGYFSEVSGLTGQTWFGPSSMRMATAAAPYVAWLQAAGSQAAATSAQAYAAAAAYEAAFAMTVPPPVIAANRAQLMALVATNFFGQNTPAIAATEAQYGEMWVQDATAMYTYAADAEVASTLAPYDEAPQTTNPNGQADQARTMAQSAGNLTSARTQSLVQQVSTNPTAQSLDYTISLPPGQSANVSPGSVISVGSQTQLSVSAGSVLVASDEPVGFLTVHASYLSSITLQPGTVFVAVSGWSEGGVAVQPATLITVGATPITLTATPTVHILGATGTLNAGSVILLPGTSVTTFGNTATGIAGFAGATVTNVTGTVTYTATSPIPGLVTAASSPGLAGTAGIQPQLNADGLADWARGLVAPAEEAAAAALG
- a CDS encoding HNH endonuclease signature motif containing protein; protein product: MFEASELLARISDAARAEARAAAARLEAIGDLYTLRLAQHGERAQWAADTSDAVAVEIAAALHTSVAMGHSNLRYARAMQERLPAVAAAFRSGDIDFRLFRTIVFRTDLIVDAEALAAVDAQLAIKAPRWPSMTSWKLATEIDRMVVRMDPDAVRRAREYAEDRYFKVTAMDPGMALINGTVFATTGQALDRRLDELAKTVCDDDPRTIEQLRADALGALAAGLDRLTCGCDEAGCPAGSTPRQSNSVVIHVVADRATVDGSGAAPGFLYGDGIIPAEIVRELTKTAKLQPITAAMAAESGYLPSRPLADFVRARDLTCRAPGCDRPATECDIDHTVPHGDGGATHPSNLKCLCRKHHLLKTFWGWRDQQLPDGTVIWTLPGGHTRVTTPGSALLFPALCAGVDPPPVVALPDTRCDNRDAMMPTRTHTRAQNRTARIATERQHNRASREARKMRRQAAVAVSPSDDEPPPF
- a CDS encoding CDGP domain-containing protein; translated protein: MKRCIVGGLGAVLLAGGLLTTAPPASAGCQYGGPVISKCDGPIAPDGTWERCVVAHNLVPNGASSYFVPERTCNMMGPGGFDPHIDG